The following proteins are co-located in the Gloeocapsa sp. PCC 7428 genome:
- a CDS encoding lipoate--protein ligase family protein, producing MTTTKPYNLNLDNKRTKDTWRLIPLFAAPGRVQMAIDRWLVEQHAAGLHPSTLRFYTWSPTAISLGYHQHKYPEAWQHLTYQGQPVDLVRRPTGGRAVLHQGDLTYAVVTSGLTGSRVQVYQQLCEFLIRGWRSLGVELHYGTAGRSYIHNPNCFGTATSADLVLADGTKLIGSAQLFYQGAVLQHGSIRLEPDAALFTEVFGIHTKAIALPITAHNGLIVKIVEALSTAAQDGFDVEFDVQPLSTDEWIAIKRELSV from the coding sequence ATGACAACGACGAAGCCTTACAATCTGAATTTGGACAATAAACGCACCAAAGACACTTGGCGGCTGATTCCGCTTTTTGCAGCCCCAGGGCGGGTGCAAATGGCAATTGACCGCTGGCTAGTTGAACAACACGCGGCGGGTTTGCATCCGTCTACTTTACGATTTTATACATGGTCGCCAACTGCCATTTCTTTGGGGTATCATCAGCATAAATACCCAGAAGCTTGGCAGCATTTAACTTATCAAGGTCAGCCTGTTGATTTAGTGCGTCGTCCTACCGGCGGACGTGCGGTTTTGCACCAAGGCGATCTCACCTATGCGGTAGTTACCTCAGGTTTAACTGGTAGCCGCGTGCAAGTTTATCAACAGCTTTGTGAGTTTTTGATTCGCGGCTGGCGATCGCTGGGCGTCGAGTTACACTATGGTACGGCGGGACGCAGCTATATTCACAATCCCAACTGTTTCGGTACGGCGACTAGTGCGGATTTGGTTTTAGCCGATGGTACAAAGTTGATTGGTAGCGCCCAATTGTTTTATCAAGGGGCTGTTTTACAACACGGTTCGATTCGTTTAGAACCTGATGCGGCATTGTTTACTGAAGTTTTTGGTATTCATACCAAAGCGATTGCACTACCAATAACTGCACATAATGGCTTGATTGTCAAGATTGTAGAGGCTTTGAGTACCGCAGCGCAAGATGGCTTTGATGTTGAGTTTGACGTTCAACCACTTTCCACCGATGAATGGATTGCAATTAAGCGTGAGTTAAGTGTCTAA
- a CDS encoding ABC transporter permease, with product MKQLLGGLTILVYLFMYLPILVIVVFSFSQGRVLALPIQGWTVDWYNAALSDDRLQAGLFNSIRVAIAATSIAAILGTLAAFAIQKYQFFGKNAFRTAAVLPIILPGIVTGVAMLSFFSTLDVPLGLLTVIIGHATFGFPVVFNTVAARISQLPRSLEEAAADLGASPWAAFWRVVFPGIRSALISGTLLAFTLSFDEIIVTIFLTGQDNTLPMEIWARLRFGITPEINATVTLILVFSICLVLLSQKFARE from the coding sequence ATGAAACAGCTTTTGGGTGGGTTAACAATTCTCGTTTACTTGTTCATGTATCTACCCATCCTGGTGATTGTTGTTTTTAGCTTCAGTCAGGGAAGGGTTTTAGCGTTACCGATTCAAGGTTGGACAGTAGATTGGTACAATGCAGCTTTATCCGACGATCGCTTACAAGCGGGTTTGTTTAACAGTATACGAGTTGCGATCGCCGCGACTTCCATCGCCGCTATTTTAGGAACACTTGCCGCTTTCGCCATCCAAAAATATCAATTTTTCGGTAAAAATGCGTTTCGTACCGCCGCCGTATTACCCATAATTCTGCCAGGAATCGTCACTGGTGTCGCGATGTTGAGTTTCTTCTCGACATTAGATGTCCCACTAGGACTTTTAACCGTAATTATCGGTCACGCCACGTTTGGTTTTCCCGTCGTTTTTAATACCGTCGCCGCCAGAATTTCACAGTTACCCCGCAGTTTAGAAGAAGCCGCCGCTGATTTAGGCGCGTCGCCGTGGGCAGCGTTTTGGAGAGTGGTGTTTCCAGGGATACGTTCGGCTTTGATTTCAGGAACACTTTTAGCTTTTACTTTAAGCTTTGACGAAATCATTGTCACAATTTTTCTCACAGGTCAAGATAACACTTTACCAATGGAAATTTGGGCGAGGTTGCGTTTTGGAATTACACCCGAAATCAACGCTACAGTGACATTAATTCTTGTGTTTTCGATTTGTTTGGTGTTGTTAAGTCAAAAATTTGCCCGCGAGTAG
- a CDS encoding PotD/PotF family extracellular solute-binding protein — protein sequence MKNKPLMFILSICIATLVAFFFPDSAQAKNCTLRIIGWEGYMDQSFTKPFEQKYGCKVVASYAGSSDEMYAKIKASKGKTYDLVTASGDLTKRLYDAGLIEPLDLSKVPNYQNLLPTFQKPPYNTFDGQPYGVSIAWGPDFLIYDKTVIKSEPQTWKILYEPQYKGKVSLPDYPIFNADIALWNGYPNIFELSKEKLEQEIKPKLFPLRPQVRKFWNSQGELAQLFLNKEIALAWGWPVAIEELKRANFPVAATIPQEGTTGWSDSWMMIKNSPNQDIAYAWMDYMLTGTAQKQMTEITGYWPVSSQILPLLTTEQQAELHLDDVANFYSKIHFWETVPNYDNWVALWNEFRGQ from the coding sequence ATGAAAAATAAGCCATTAATGTTCATTCTCAGTATTTGCATTGCAACCTTAGTGGCTTTCTTCTTTCCAGATTCCGCACAAGCAAAAAACTGTACTTTGCGAATTATTGGCTGGGAAGGATACATGGATCAATCGTTTACAAAGCCATTTGAACAAAAGTATGGGTGCAAAGTTGTTGCTAGCTATGCAGGTTCTTCGGATGAAATGTATGCCAAAATCAAAGCGAGTAAAGGCAAAACTTACGATTTAGTCACAGCATCAGGAGACTTGACAAAACGTTTATATGATGCTGGTTTAATTGAACCACTAGATTTATCCAAAGTACCAAATTATCAAAACCTACTACCAACTTTTCAAAAACCACCTTACAACACTTTTGACGGTCAACCTTACGGTGTTTCGATCGCCTGGGGACCTGATTTTCTGATTTACGATAAAACAGTTATTAAATCAGAACCACAAACTTGGAAAATTCTCTACGAACCGCAATACAAAGGTAAAGTTTCACTACCCGACTACCCAATTTTTAACGCAGATATTGCACTTTGGAATGGGTATCCTAATATTTTTGAACTCAGTAAAGAAAAGTTAGAACAAGAGATAAAACCAAAGCTTTTCCCACTACGTCCGCAAGTACGTAAATTTTGGAATAGCCAAGGCGAACTTGCACAATTATTCTTAAATAAAGAAATAGCATTAGCCTGGGGATGGCCCGTTGCAATCGAAGAACTCAAACGCGCCAACTTTCCCGTTGCTGCAACAATTCCCCAAGAAGGAACAACCGGCTGGAGTGATTCGTGGATGATGATTAAAAACTCACCCAATCAAGACATAGCCTACGCTTGGATGGACTATATGCTGACTGGTACAGCACAAAAACAAATGACCGAAATTACAGGTTACTGGCCAGTCTCCAGCCAAATCTTACCACTCCTCACCACCGAACAACAAGCAGAATTACATCTCGACGACGTAGCCAACTTCTACAGCAAAATTCACTTTTGGGAAACAGTCCCCAACTACGACAACTGGGTAGCACTGTGGAACGAATTCCGAGGACAATAA
- a CDS encoding ABC transporter ATP-binding protein: MKIAVRLEQVSKNYGAVQAVKEVSLVVNQGEFFTLLGASGCGKTTLLRLIGGFEIPNSGKVWIGDRDVSRLPAYRRNVHTVFQDYALFPHLSVFENIGFSLQVKRLTRDEIGTRVTDALKLVQLLEMRDRFPSQLSGGQRQRVAIARAIVDRPDVLLLDEPLSALDAKIRVELREELKQLQRQTGISFVYVTHDQEEALALSDRIAVLHNGELLQVGTPLAVYEHPVNLYVAEFIGRANFLAGVLVQVKGDQGQVNIDNQVVTGTLAAEIAPNSAVKVVIRPENINLTANTSDTAYAAQIVQSQYLGYATSYLVEMSGLEFHVLELRRRGSSPYQEGDRIFLSWEWQEALIFPDTSKS; the protein is encoded by the coding sequence ATGAAAATAGCAGTCAGATTAGAACAAGTTAGCAAGAATTATGGTGCTGTGCAGGCGGTTAAGGAAGTAAGCCTCGTAGTCAACCAAGGTGAATTTTTTACGCTTCTTGGCGCTTCTGGCTGCGGGAAAACGACGCTTTTGCGGCTGATTGGTGGCTTTGAAATTCCAAATAGCGGCAAGGTTTGGATTGGCGATCGCGATGTCAGCCGTTTACCGGCGTATCGTCGTAATGTGCATACTGTGTTTCAAGATTATGCGTTGTTTCCGCATTTATCAGTGTTTGAAAACATTGGCTTTTCTTTACAAGTTAAACGATTGACGCGTGATGAAATTGGTACGCGCGTGACTGATGCACTCAAGTTAGTTCAACTATTGGAAATGCGCGATCGCTTTCCTTCCCAACTTTCTGGCGGACAACGCCAACGAGTTGCGATCGCCCGCGCGATTGTCGATCGCCCTGATGTGTTGCTATTGGATGAACCTTTATCTGCTTTGGATGCTAAAATCCGCGTTGAACTGCGCGAGGAATTAAAACAACTCCAGCGTCAAACTGGAATTAGCTTCGTCTATGTGACGCACGATCAAGAAGAAGCATTAGCATTATCCGATCGCATCGCTGTACTACACAATGGCGAACTTTTACAAGTAGGCACGCCCTTAGCAGTTTATGAGCATCCTGTCAACCTTTATGTCGCAGAATTTATTGGACGCGCCAACTTTTTAGCAGGAGTTCTCGTACAAGTTAAGGGCGATCAAGGTCAAGTAAATATCGACAATCAAGTTGTTACAGGGACTTTAGCAGCGGAAATAGCGCCCAATAGCGCCGTAAAAGTTGTCATACGTCCAGAAAATATCAATCTTACTGCTAATACTAGTGATACAGCATATGCAGCCCAAATCGTGCAAAGTCAATATCTCGGCTATGCGACAAGTTACCTCGTTGAAATGTCAGGTTTAGAGTTTCACGTTTTAGAACTACGGCGACGCGGATCAAGTCCATACCAAGAAGGCGATCGCATTTTTCTTTCCTGGGAATGGCAAGAAGCGCTGATATTTCCTGATACCAGCAAATCCTAA
- a CDS encoding class I SAM-dependent methyltransferase produces the protein MPDTLTKLTYQTFQQGKNYFGLAHKILSTRLMNLVSPTEIQSRPISPDVLLKIQQRLNQLLETDWQDAEQGVYPESLLFDNPWDEFFLYYPAVWLDLPQIWQRAKQKQHQDFSPDINTEGYPNYYVRNFHHQTGGYFSDFSAKLYDLQVEILFGGTADPMRRRILAPLKQGLQAFANVPPHQVRILDVACGTGRTLKLIRAALPEASLFGTDLSPAYLRKANQLLSQNPGELPQLLQANAEELPYLDNYFHATTCVFLFHELPGPVRQKVIDQCFRVTQPGGVFVICDSIQVSDSPDMIPVMESFHETFHEPFYKHYMTDDLVERLEKAGFQNVTTQTHFMSKVFVAHKPA, from the coding sequence ATGCCTGACACTTTAACCAAGCTGACTTACCAAACTTTTCAGCAGGGCAAAAACTACTTTGGTTTAGCGCACAAAATACTTAGTACTCGGTTAATGAATCTGGTTTCTCCTACTGAAATCCAATCTCGACCGATATCTCCGGACGTTTTATTAAAAATTCAACAAAGGCTAAATCAGCTACTCGAAACTGACTGGCAAGACGCGGAACAGGGTGTATATCCTGAAAGTTTATTATTTGATAATCCTTGGGATGAGTTTTTCCTTTACTACCCAGCCGTTTGGTTAGATTTACCGCAAATTTGGCAACGGGCAAAGCAAAAACAGCATCAAGACTTTTCACCGGATATCAATACCGAAGGTTATCCAAATTACTACGTCCGCAACTTCCATCATCAAACGGGTGGCTATTTTAGTGATTTCTCTGCCAAGCTTTATGACTTACAAGTAGAAATTCTTTTTGGTGGAACAGCCGATCCAATGCGGCGGCGCATTCTTGCACCACTTAAGCAGGGCTTGCAAGCATTTGCAAACGTACCGCCGCACCAAGTACGTATTTTAGACGTCGCGTGTGGTACTGGGCGTACACTCAAGTTAATTCGCGCAGCTTTACCCGAAGCATCGCTATTTGGAACAGATTTGTCACCAGCGTACTTACGTAAAGCCAATCAACTGCTATCACAAAATCCTGGCGAGTTGCCACAACTGTTGCAAGCTAATGCCGAGGAGTTACCTTACCTCGATAATTATTTTCATGCAACAACTTGTGTATTTTTGTTTCACGAGTTACCAGGGCCAGTGCGTCAAAAAGTGATTGACCAATGCTTCCGCGTAACTCAACCAGGAGGAGTATTTGTTATTTGTGATTCAATTCAAGTCAGTGATTCTCCTGATATGATTCCTGTCATGGAGAGTTTTCATGAAACTTTCCACGAACCTTTTTACAAGCACTATATGACTGATGATTTGGTTGAACGCTTGGAAAAAGCAGGTTTCCAAAATGTCACGACTCAGACTCATTTTATGAGCAAGGTCTTTGTAGCGCACAAACCTGCTTAA
- a CDS encoding metallophosphoesterase family protein yields MSKDSSFDLLEVQTASTQATATEKYQKTFHSAIIRGPYLQQGTESSIVIRWATNNPVQGRVLYGTAPDKLSLSATEAAVTCDHTVKLQELESDTKYYYAIAHSTERDEGFFFVTAPKQPKPTRIWVVGDSGRGNEIAAQVRDGYLKFTGTRHTDLWLMLGDNAYDTGTWDEYQRGVFQMYPQILRNSVLWTAIGNHDAGSASSEWQTGPYYELFNPPTQGEAGGIASGTAAYYSFDYGNIHFICLDSYGSDRTSTGAMLTWAAKDATLSDKDWKIAFWHHPPYTKGSHDSDTEIELIEMRERALPILEAAGVDLVLSGHSHSYERSYLIDGHYGTSDTFSSQMKKDQGSGQEDKSGAYYKSSVPHAGTVYIVAGTSARADEVSPHPAMHTSLSIPGSLVIDVQGKRLDVTFVDDYGEIRDYFTIKKR; encoded by the coding sequence ATGAGTAAAGATTCAAGTTTTGATTTGCTGGAGGTACAAACCGCATCAACCCAAGCAACAGCAACCGAAAAATATCAAAAAACATTTCACTCCGCAATTATTCGCGGTCCCTATCTACAACAGGGAACAGAGTCTAGTATCGTTATCCGTTGGGCGACTAACAATCCAGTTCAAGGAAGAGTGTTGTATGGTACTGCGCCAGATAAACTATCGTTAAGTGCGACAGAAGCAGCCGTAACCTGCGACCATACAGTAAAACTTCAGGAACTTGAGTCAGATACAAAATATTATTATGCGATCGCCCATTCAACTGAAAGAGACGAAGGTTTCTTTTTTGTTACCGCACCAAAACAACCGAAGCCGACTCGCATTTGGGTTGTTGGCGATTCAGGGCGCGGAAACGAGATTGCGGCGCAGGTTAGAGATGGATATTTAAAGTTTACTGGCACGCGTCATACCGATTTGTGGCTGATGTTGGGGGATAATGCTTACGACACTGGTACTTGGGATGAATATCAGCGGGGAGTTTTTCAGATGTATCCGCAGATTCTCCGTAACAGCGTACTGTGGACAGCAATTGGCAATCACGATGCTGGAAGTGCGAGTTCTGAGTGGCAAACTGGACCGTATTACGAACTATTCAATCCTCCCACACAAGGCGAAGCGGGCGGGATAGCGTCGGGAACCGCTGCGTATTATTCGTTTGACTACGGTAATATTCATTTTATTTGTCTCGATTCTTACGGTAGCGATCGCACGTCTACAGGCGCAATGCTAACCTGGGCTGCTAAAGATGCAACTTTGTCTGATAAAGATTGGAAAATTGCTTTTTGGCATCACCCTCCATATACGAAAGGATCGCACGATTCAGATACAGAAATTGAACTGATTGAAATGCGCGAACGTGCCTTGCCAATTTTGGAAGCAGCAGGTGTAGACTTAGTGCTATCTGGTCACAGTCATTCCTACGAACGCTCATACTTAATCGACGGGCATTATGGTACCTCAGACACTTTTAGCTCCCAGATGAAAAAAGATCAAGGTAGCGGTCAAGAAGATAAATCAGGAGCATACTATAAGTCTTCAGTACCTCATGCAGGCACAGTATATATCGTTGCTGGAACTTCGGCGCGTGCTGATGAAGTTTCACCGCATCCTGCAATGCATACATCGTTAAGCATTCCTGGATCGTTAGTCATCGATGTACAAGGGAAGCGGCTTGATGTGACGTTCGTTGACGATTATGGGGAAATTCGGGATTATTTTACGATAAAGAAGAGGTAA
- a CDS encoding ABC transporter permease: MWFIKNSILMATTVPIQQKNLPTGFWTSFLPPSLWMISFYFIPIIVLLSYAFMQHEYVQIIPKFTWQNFIQIINNPGYRNTLFRTIYIATIVTAINAILAFPVAYFLALYAGKYKQILTLLILLPLWSSYLVRVFAWRVILGYNGVLNSFLVSLGIFTEPSSLFLYNQFSMVVTLCYVWLPFMILPLVTALERLPKNLLEASADLGANSWNTFRKVTFPLVLPGLLAGGISVFSLTVGDYITASLVGGAGDILVGNIVASQFGVADNWPLGAAFALVILLLLFGLMTILSRQSVLENL, translated from the coding sequence ATGTGGTTCATTAAAAACTCCATCTTAATGGCAACAACAGTACCCATTCAACAAAAGAACCTCCCAACAGGATTTTGGACAAGCTTTCTTCCACCATCCTTATGGATGATTAGCTTCTACTTCATTCCCATAATAGTATTACTCAGCTATGCCTTTATGCAGCACGAATACGTGCAAATCATCCCCAAATTTACCTGGCAAAACTTCATTCAAATTATCAATAATCCAGGCTACCGCAACACACTATTTCGCACCATATACATCGCAACAATTGTAACAGCAATCAATGCCATATTAGCCTTTCCAGTAGCATACTTTCTCGCTTTATATGCAGGAAAATACAAACAAATACTAACGCTGTTAATCTTACTTCCACTATGGTCAAGCTACTTAGTAAGAGTATTTGCGTGGCGGGTTATTTTAGGTTACAACGGAGTTCTCAACAGCTTTCTAGTTTCACTAGGAATTTTTACAGAACCTTCTTCTTTATTTCTCTATAATCAATTTTCGATGGTAGTGACGCTGTGTTATGTATGGCTACCATTTATGATTTTGCCATTAGTTACCGCCTTAGAAAGATTACCAAAAAATCTACTCGAAGCCTCAGCAGATTTAGGCGCAAATTCTTGGAATACTTTCCGCAAAGTCACATTTCCTCTAGTTTTACCTGGACTTTTAGCAGGAGGAATCTCCGTTTTTAGCTTAACTGTAGGAGACTATATTACTGCTTCATTAGTTGGCGGTGCGGGAGATATTCTTGTGGGAAACATTGTTGCTAGTCAGTTTGGCGTAGCAGATAATTGGCCTTTAGGTGCGGCGTTTGCACTAGTAATTCTACTGTTATTATTCGGGCTAATGACAATTCTCTCGCGTCAAAGTGTATTGGAGAATCTATGA
- a CDS encoding YbjN domain-containing protein gives MTSYQADPETVATQSLSTNEMIDELLDSATSDDPVAVIQTVIASLEEDDTAMVSHTQEGHLWKFKYGSVEVFVQLTGLSDDDTLTVWSTVLQLPTKNEPQLMRKLMEMNWSGTFEACFGIFNDQVVVVATRTLAGVSPGEISRLITIVATIADDNDEALQSEFGQ, from the coding sequence ATGACAAGTTATCAAGCTGATCCAGAAACAGTTGCTACTCAATCGTTATCTACGAACGAAATGATCGATGAGTTGCTTGATTCAGCAACCAGCGACGACCCTGTAGCAGTTATTCAAACCGTCATCGCTAGTCTAGAAGAAGATGACACTGCGATGGTCAGCCATACTCAAGAAGGTCATTTGTGGAAGTTTAAGTATGGTAGCGTTGAAGTTTTTGTTCAACTGACTGGGCTAAGTGACGATGATACTCTAACGGTTTGGTCTACTGTTTTACAACTTCCTACCAAAAATGAGCCGCAACTCATGCGTAAACTCATGGAAATGAACTGGTCAGGAACTTTTGAAGCGTGTTTTGGAATTTTTAACGATCAAGTCGTTGTTGTCGCGACACGCACCTTAGCTGGAGTGTCGCCAGGCGAGATTTCGCGATTGATAACCATCGTGGCTACGATCGCTGATGACAACGACGAAGCCTTACAATCTGAATTTGGACAATAA
- the glnA gene encoding type I glutamate--ammonia ligase has protein sequence MSEEKTPQDVLKMIQDENIELIDLKFVDPLGTWQHLTVHKSLIEEESFVEGVAFDGSSIRGWKSIHESDMAMRPDPNTAWIDPFMADKTLSLICTILEPRTGELYDRCPRAIAQKALDFLQAANLGDTAFFGPEAEFFIFDDVRFDQTENKSYYYVDSAEGRWNSGREEAGGNLGYKPRYKEGYFPVSPTDSLQDMRSEMLLTMAKCGVVIEKHHHEVATGGQCELGFKFAPLIKAADDLMTYKYVIKNVAKKYGKTVTFMPKPIFNDNGSGMHTHQSIWKEGQPLFAGDRYAGLSQMALHYIGGILKHAPALLAFTNPSTNSYKRLVPGFEAPVNLAYSQGNRSASVRIPIASSPKAKRLEFRCPDATANPYLAFAAMLCAGIDGIKNEIDPGDPLDVDIYELSPEELAKVPSTPGSLIEALQALEDDHSFLTATGVFTEDFINNWITYKIDKEINPMRLRPHPYEFALYYDV, from the coding sequence ATGTCTGAAGAGAAAACCCCGCAAGATGTCTTGAAGATGATTCAAGACGAAAATATTGAACTGATCGATTTAAAATTTGTCGATCCCTTAGGTACGTGGCAACATCTCACCGTGCATAAATCGCTGATCGAAGAAGAAAGCTTTGTTGAAGGGGTAGCGTTTGATGGTTCCAGTATTCGTGGCTGGAAGTCAATTCATGAATCAGACATGGCGATGCGACCAGACCCCAATACTGCCTGGATTGACCCGTTCATGGCAGATAAAACGCTCTCGCTGATTTGTACCATCTTAGAGCCACGTACTGGGGAACTTTACGATCGCTGTCCGCGAGCGATCGCACAAAAAGCGTTAGATTTCCTCCAAGCAGCAAACCTTGGCGATACCGCGTTCTTTGGTCCCGAAGCCGAATTTTTCATTTTTGATGATGTCCGCTTCGACCAAACCGAAAACAAAAGCTACTACTACGTCGATTCCGCCGAAGGTCGTTGGAATTCGGGTCGCGAGGAAGCAGGCGGTAACTTAGGTTATAAACCACGTTACAAAGAGGGTTACTTCCCTGTTTCGCCCACCGACTCGTTGCAAGATATGCGCAGTGAAATGCTGCTGACAATGGCAAAGTGTGGCGTTGTGATTGAAAAGCATCACCACGAGGTGGCGACAGGCGGTCAGTGCGAGTTAGGCTTTAAGTTTGCTCCGTTAATCAAAGCCGCTGATGACTTGATGACGTATAAATATGTCATTAAGAACGTCGCGAAGAAATACGGTAAAACAGTCACGTTCATGCCTAAGCCGATCTTTAACGATAACGGTTCGGGTATGCACACGCACCAATCAATTTGGAAAGAAGGTCAGCCTTTATTCGCAGGCGATCGCTACGCAGGCTTAAGCCAAATGGCGCTGCATTACATCGGTGGTATTCTAAAGCACGCTCCGGCGTTGTTAGCCTTCACGAACCCCAGCACCAACTCTTACAAGCGTCTCGTTCCTGGTTTTGAAGCACCTGTAAACTTAGCATACTCCCAAGGAAACCGTTCGGCTTCGGTGCGGATTCCCATCGCTTCTAGCCCCAAAGCGAAGCGTTTAGAGTTTCGTTGTCCTGATGCTACTGCCAACCCCTATCTTGCGTTTGCGGCGATGTTATGCGCGGGTATCGACGGTATCAAGAACGAAATCGATCCTGGCGATCCTTTGGATGTCGATATCTACGAACTCAGCCCCGAAGAGTTAGCCAAAGTTCCCTCAACACCTGGTTCTTTAATCGAGGCTTTACAAGCACTCGAAGACGATCACAGCTTCTTGACTGCGACCGGAGTCTTCACAGAAGACTTTATCAATAACTGGATTACGTACAAGATTGATAAAGAAATCAACCCGATGCGGCTGCGTCCTCACCCTTACGAGTTTGCCCTCTACTATGATGTGTAA
- a CDS encoding aminobutyraldehyde dehydrogenase, producing the protein MEQYKMIVNGEAVVAVSANWETVINPATEDEIAEVPQADYTDVDNAVKAAKSACTSWSQLSPAERSTLIYKLADALEAKIDKLAQIESLSAGKPIKLVANGDVPFAIDNIRYFAGQARVIEGIATKEFVSGYTSTIRREPVGVVASIAPWNYPIMMAAWKIAPAIAAGNTVVIKPAPQTPLTTLMLAQTALEVGFPPGVINVVTGGASVGEPLVSHPDVRMVSFTGSTRTGKRIMELAAQKVTRVHLELGGKAPFVVFADADIAAAAQGAVVGAYINTGQDCTAATRILVERSRYQEFLSTFSELAQQVRLGTPQAETTDMGPLISADQRQRVHGFVERAKNDGVSLKLGGEMPDGKGFFYQPTIFCDAPTSSEIMQEEVFGPVVVVNAIDSEEEAIAVANDVKYGLAASVWTKDVTKAWRVASALEFGTVWINDHLPLASEMPHGGFKESGFGKDLSRYAMEEYTIAKHIMFDLSGDVKKPWHFTAFGDAE; encoded by the coding sequence ATGGAACAGTACAAGATGATCGTCAATGGCGAAGCAGTCGTAGCGGTAAGCGCCAATTGGGAAACAGTAATTAACCCCGCAACCGAAGATGAAATCGCCGAAGTTCCCCAAGCTGATTATACCGATGTTGATAACGCGGTCAAAGCCGCGAAATCTGCCTGCACAAGTTGGTCACAATTAAGCCCAGCAGAACGCAGTACATTAATCTATAAACTCGCCGACGCTTTAGAAGCCAAAATTGATAAACTTGCCCAAATTGAAAGCCTCAGCGCCGGTAAACCGATTAAACTTGTTGCCAATGGTGACGTTCCCTTTGCGATTGATAATATCCGTTACTTTGCTGGTCAAGCAAGAGTGATTGAAGGAATTGCCACAAAAGAATTTGTTTCAGGCTACACTTCGACAATCCGCCGCGAACCTGTGGGAGTTGTCGCTTCGATCGCACCGTGGAATTATCCGATTATGATGGCAGCGTGGAAAATAGCACCTGCGATCGCCGCAGGAAACACCGTTGTGATTAAACCTGCGCCGCAAACACCGTTAACGACTTTGATGTTGGCACAAACCGCATTAGAAGTCGGCTTTCCGCCTGGGGTGATTAATGTTGTCACAGGTGGTGCAAGTGTGGGAGAACCATTAGTATCGCATCCTGATGTCCGAATGGTGTCGTTTACAGGTTCGACACGTACCGGAAAACGCATTATGGAACTCGCCGCGCAAAAAGTGACGCGGGTACATTTAGAACTTGGTGGGAAAGCGCCGTTCGTTGTCTTTGCCGATGCGGATATCGCCGCTGCTGCGCAAGGTGCAGTTGTGGGTGCTTATATCAATACTGGACAAGATTGTACTGCTGCTACACGCATTTTAGTCGAGCGATCGCGCTATCAAGAGTTTCTTAGCACATTTAGTGAATTAGCGCAACAAGTGCGTTTGGGAACACCCCAAGCCGAAACTACCGACATGGGACCATTAATTTCTGCCGATCAACGACAACGAGTGCATGGCTTTGTCGAACGCGCTAAAAATGATGGTGTTTCTCTGAAATTAGGCGGAGAAATGCCGGATGGTAAAGGCTTTTTCTATCAACCGACAATATTCTGTGATGCACCTACCTCTAGTGAAATTATGCAAGAAGAAGTGTTTGGTCCTGTGGTAGTCGTCAATGCCATTGATTCGGAAGAAGAAGCGATCGCGGTTGCCAACGATGTGAAGTACGGCTTAGCTGCATCCGTCTGGACAAAAGATGTTACTAAAGCTTGGCGCGTCGCTAGTGCGTTAGAATTTGGCACAGTTTGGATCAACGATCACTTACCCTTAGCTTCCGAAATGCCGCATGGCGGTTTTAAAGAATCTGGCTTTGGTAAGGACTTATCGCGCTACGCGATGGAAGAGTATACGATTGCGAAACATATCATGTTCGATCTCAGTGGCGATGTGAAAAAGCCCTGGCACTTCACTGCATTTGGGGATGCAGAATAA